One Paenisporosarcina sp. FSL H8-0542 genomic region harbors:
- a CDS encoding carbonic anhydrase, with product MSLLNEILSFNQKFVAEKQYEEFITTKFPDKKIVILTCMDARLFELLPKAMNFKNGDVKIVKSAGAVINHPFGGIMRSLLVAVYELNAEEIYIIGHYDCGMSAIKPDVMLQKMIDRGIAQETIDMLSYSGVELNEWLRGFEDVSESVRHSVDMVKNHPLMVKDFPVHGLVIDPATGRLTLVE from the coding sequence ATGTCTTTATTAAACGAAATTCTTTCTTTTAACCAAAAATTCGTAGCTGAAAAACAATACGAAGAATTCATTACAACAAAATTTCCGGACAAAAAAATAGTTATCTTAACATGTATGGATGCCCGGTTATTTGAATTATTACCGAAGGCAATGAACTTTAAAAACGGTGATGTGAAAATTGTAAAAAGCGCCGGCGCTGTAATTAACCATCCATTCGGTGGCATCATGCGTAGTTTACTTGTAGCTGTATATGAATTGAATGCAGAAGAAATTTACATAATTGGTCATTACGACTGTGGGATGAGTGCCATCAAACCGGATGTCATGCTGCAGAAAATGATTGATCGGGGAATTGCTCAAGAAACAATCGATATGCTGAGCTATTCGGGTGTGGAATTGAACGAATGGCTGCGTGGCTTTGAAGATGTGAGCGAAAGTGTCAGACATAGTGTGGATATGGTAAAAAATCATCCCCTAATGGTCAAAGATTTTCCAGTTCACGGTTTGGTCATTGATCCCGCAACAGGCAGACTTACACTTGTGGAATAA
- a CDS encoding nitric oxide synthase oxygenase → MNHSMLEEAAKFIFQYGEENGLSMEVVNDRQRCVESEIRATGTYTHTLEEITYGAKLAWRNSTKCIGRLFWESLDILDARDVESSDEVAGYLHKHIQHATNTGKIRSTITIFPPLKQNEPQKVQLWSHQLIRYAGYKLESGDVVGDPASIEITKIAQNLGWEGEGSPYDLLPVIFQWDEGNPIMVPLNKEEILEVEINHPVHQNWEPLNLKWYAVPIISDRYLEIGGLRYPAPFNGWYMETEIAARNLVDSYRYNRLRDVAEQLELDTSSTTTFWRDRALVELQHAVYASYKKAGVQIVDHYTAAQQFQTFRDKEEKQQREVKGDWTWLIPPVSPALTPIFHQGIMNEELSPNFIKQKRPALYKKMSEMTESSRSQGCPYHF, encoded by the coding sequence ATGAACCATTCAATGCTTGAAGAGGCAGCTAAATTTATTTTTCAATATGGAGAAGAGAATGGACTTTCAATGGAAGTGGTAAATGACCGTCAGCGTTGTGTAGAAAGTGAAATAAGAGCTACTGGAACCTATACACATACACTGGAGGAAATAACGTATGGTGCAAAGCTTGCTTGGCGAAATAGTACGAAATGCATTGGACGGTTGTTTTGGGAAAGTCTCGATATTTTAGATGCAAGAGATGTGGAGTCGTCTGATGAAGTAGCCGGATATCTGCATAAACATATTCAACACGCAACAAATACAGGGAAAATTCGGTCTACGATTACCATTTTTCCGCCACTTAAACAAAATGAACCGCAAAAAGTGCAATTGTGGAGTCATCAGTTGATCCGCTATGCAGGGTACAAATTGGAATCAGGTGATGTTGTAGGTGATCCAGCTTCGATTGAGATAACAAAAATAGCCCAAAATCTTGGTTGGGAAGGTGAGGGCAGTCCGTACGATTTATTGCCCGTGATTTTCCAATGGGATGAAGGGAATCCAATAATGGTACCATTAAATAAAGAAGAAATACTTGAAGTGGAAATCAATCATCCTGTTCATCAAAACTGGGAACCACTTAATCTGAAATGGTATGCGGTGCCAATCATTTCGGATCGATATTTGGAAATTGGCGGATTACGTTATCCCGCTCCTTTTAACGGATGGTATATGGAGACAGAAATCGCAGCAAGAAATTTAGTAGATTCTTATCGTTACAATCGATTGAGAGATGTCGCAGAACAGTTGGAGCTTGATACATCAAGTACGACAACGTTCTGGAGGGACAGAGCCCTAGTGGAACTTCAACATGCAGTGTATGCATCGTATAAAAAGGCTGGAGTCCAGATTGTCGACCATTATACAGCGGCACAGCAATTTCAAACGTTTCGTGATAAAGAAGAAAAGCAGCAAAGAGAAGTAAAAGGGGATTGGACGTGGCTCATTCCACCGGTGTCGCCGGCATTGACTCCAATCTTTCATCAAGGAATTATGAACGAGGAATTGTCGCCGAACTTTATCAAACAAAAGCGACCTGCATTATATAAAAAAATGAGCGAGATGACAGAATCATCCCGCTCACAAGGTTGCCCCTATCATTTTTGA
- the mreBH gene encoding rod-share determining protein MreBH: MFSGIDLGIDLGTANILVYTKNKGIILNEPSVVAVDTKTRQVVAFGEEAKSMIGKTPGSITVIRPLKDGVIADFDVTTDMLRMVMKKVGKKMGSSVRKPNVMVCTPSGATSVERRAIHDAVKNSGAKEVHLIEEPVAAAIGADLPVSEPIASVIVDIGGGTTEVGIISFGGVVSSNTVKVAGDRMDEDIIHFVRKQFNVLIGERTAERIKMEVGYALIPHTVETMEVRGRDVMTGLPKTITISSVEVQETLKESLLSILEAIRATLESCPPELSGDIVDQGVVLTGGGALLKGMQEWLSNEISVPVHIAPQPLESVAIGTGRSLVMMDKIQKVAR, translated from the coding sequence ATGTTTTCAGGTATTGATTTGGGGATTGATTTAGGAACAGCTAATATCCTTGTATATACAAAAAATAAAGGCATTATTTTAAATGAACCATCGGTAGTAGCGGTGGATACAAAAACTAGACAAGTTGTCGCATTTGGTGAAGAAGCGAAGAGTATGATCGGTAAAACACCAGGCTCGATTACAGTTATTCGACCATTGAAAGATGGCGTCATTGCTGATTTTGATGTAACGACAGATATGTTGCGTATGGTCATGAAAAAAGTAGGCAAAAAAATGGGTAGCTCTGTCCGTAAACCGAACGTTATGGTATGTACACCATCTGGCGCTACTTCAGTAGAACGCCGTGCAATTCATGATGCCGTGAAAAATAGTGGCGCTAAAGAAGTACATTTGATTGAAGAACCTGTAGCAGCTGCGATTGGCGCAGACCTGCCTGTCAGCGAACCAATTGCAAGTGTCATTGTTGATATTGGTGGGGGAACCACTGAAGTTGGGATCATTTCATTTGGCGGTGTCGTATCGTCTAATACAGTTAAAGTTGCGGGAGACCGTATGGATGAAGACATTATTCATTTTGTCCGTAAACAATTCAATGTGTTAATCGGTGAACGCACAGCTGAAAGAATTAAAATGGAAGTCGGGTACGCCTTGATTCCACATACAGTAGAAACAATGGAAGTGCGTGGCCGTGACGTCATGACAGGCCTTCCAAAAACTATTACAATCAGTTCTGTAGAAGTTCAAGAGACTTTGAAAGAATCGTTACTTTCTATTCTGGAAGCAATTCGTGCAACTCTTGAAAGCTGTCCTCCAGAACTATCTGGTGACATTGTTGACCAAGGTGTTGTATTGACTGGTGGCGGTGCCCTATTAAAAGGCATGCAAGAATGGTTATCTAACGAGATTTCCGTACCAGTTCATATTGCCCCTCAACCACTTGAGTCTGTAGCAATCGGTACAGGTCGTTCATTAGTTATGATGGATAAAATACAAAAAGTTGCCCGCTAA